In Gimesia benthica, a single window of DNA contains:
- a CDS encoding transthyretin-like family protein, with protein MICNVRITTCLSLFAVAACAYGCSGSGIDVDLAPVSGVVTMDGQPLENAIVIFSPEKGNPSSGKTDAKGYYELVYVGDAKGAIVGPHKVRISTGKATDGQDSAGSGEADLANASLDDTVNIDTPPPEDGDVTQRRVVKKKKTEKDPIPEKYNTKTTLTADVKDENNTLDFKLESK; from the coding sequence ATGATCTGCAACGTACGAATCACGACATGCCTTAGTCTGTTTGCTGTGGCTGCCTGTGCCTACGGGTGCTCTGGATCAGGAATCGATGTTGACCTGGCTCCGGTTTCGGGAGTCGTCACAATGGATGGTCAGCCGCTGGAAAATGCCATCGTTATCTTTTCACCCGAGAAAGGGAATCCCTCTTCGGGCAAAACCGATGCGAAAGGCTATTATGAACTGGTCTATGTGGGTGATGCCAAAGGCGCGATTGTCGGCCCTCACAAAGTGCGAATTTCGACAGGCAAGGCAACTGACGGACAGGACTCGGCAGGCAGCGGCGAAGCGGATCTGGCTAATGCCTCGCTGGATGATACGGTGAATATTGATACTCCTCCCCCCGAGGATGGAGATGTGACGCAACGTCGTGTCGTCAAGAAAAAGAAAACCGAAAAAGATCCGATTCCCGAAAAGTACAATACCAAAACAACGCTGACCGCTGACGTCAAGGATGAGAATAATACCCTGGATTTCAAATTAGAATCCAAGTAA
- a CDS encoding DUF1559 domain-containing protein: MRRVTVKRGFTLIELLVVIAIIAILIALLLPAVQQAREAARRSTCKNNLKQIGLALHNYHETHRCFPQMHVETRRTAADDVTTDSYLAWTVMLLPFMDQATIYNQINMNAPWRANYTGTPPQLALVKTVIPVFNCPTDPMEGLNTNIGSWGKSNYPGIYSPCDINPANGQGRCYAGAFNNHNVNRIRDFTDGTSNVIMVGERTTEGVPAGGLWIGASNTFNGHNYANWPYHTALVRTWQGATATPTPSTIYLINGINQSTGTKYEWSLGSSHTGGCHFLFGDGRIKFISENTDGNTLVYLAGINDKNVLGEY, translated from the coding sequence ATGAGACGTGTAACAGTCAAACGGGGTTTTACCCTGATCGAACTTCTGGTGGTGATTGCCATCATCGCTATTCTGATTGCCCTGCTATTACCGGCAGTGCAACAGGCCCGTGAAGCAGCCCGACGAAGTACCTGCAAAAACAATCTGAAGCAGATCGGACTGGCGCTCCACAACTATCATGAAACCCATCGTTGTTTCCCACAGATGCATGTGGAAACGCGCCGGACTGCTGCCGATGATGTGACCACCGACAGCTATCTCGCCTGGACGGTCATGCTGTTGCCATTCATGGATCAGGCTACGATCTACAACCAGATCAATATGAATGCTCCCTGGCGTGCCAACTACACGGGTACGCCTCCTCAATTAGCGCTTGTCAAAACCGTCATCCCGGTATTTAACTGTCCGACTGACCCGATGGAAGGCTTGAACACTAATATCGGTAGCTGGGGTAAGTCAAATTATCCGGGGATTTACTCGCCGTGTGATATCAACCCGGCAAATGGGCAGGGCCGCTGCTACGCAGGTGCATTCAACAACCATAACGTTAACCGCATTCGCGATTTCACCGATGGTACCAGTAACGTCATTATGGTGGGAGAGCGAACCACAGAAGGGGTTCCGGCCGGTGGTTTGTGGATCGGTGCTTCCAACACCTTTAATGGGCACAATTACGCCAACTGGCCTTACCATACGGCTCTGGTCCGCACCTGGCAGGGGGCGACTGCGACTCCGACTCCGTCCACGATCTACCTGATCAACGGAATCAACCAGTCGACTGGAACCAAGTATGAATGGTCGCTGGGCAGTTCGCACACCGGCGGCTGTCATTTTCTGTTCGGTGACGGACGGATCAAATTTATCAGCGAGAATACCGATGGGAACACCCTGGTATACCTGGCTGGTATCAACGATAAGAACGTGCTTGGAGAATACTAA
- a CDS encoding SOUL family heme-binding protein has translation MNRRKMLYLIIALVVVVLFVFGWRITSRSAYESAAYDVVKSEGNFEVREYPDLKLAMTSSEFDAQGKDGSFMRLFRYIDGANQGAQKVAMTTPVFMEPEHDQVAGQMAFVLPQKYDSQTVPQPVSEAVQIQERKGGRFAVIRFSGRLNQETVKNAEAKLRDWASGEGLVCRNEVEYAGYDPPWTPGPFRRNEVLIRLEDETSSRQ, from the coding sequence ATGAATCGAAGAAAAATGCTTTATCTAATAATAGCTCTTGTGGTGGTGGTTTTATTCGTATTTGGGTGGAGAATCACGTCGCGTTCTGCTTACGAGTCAGCTGCCTATGATGTTGTCAAATCGGAAGGTAACTTCGAAGTTAGAGAATATCCTGATCTGAAACTGGCGATGACCAGCAGTGAGTTTGATGCACAGGGAAAAGATGGCAGCTTCATGCGTCTGTTTCGTTATATCGATGGTGCAAATCAGGGGGCGCAGAAAGTCGCGATGACCACACCCGTATTTATGGAACCTGAGCACGATCAGGTGGCCGGACAGATGGCGTTTGTCCTTCCACAGAAATATGACAGCCAGACAGTTCCGCAGCCCGTGAGTGAGGCGGTGCAGATTCAGGAACGTAAAGGGGGCCGTTTTGCGGTGATCCGATTCAGCGGTCGTCTGAATCAGGAGACTGTTAAAAACGCCGAAGCGAAATTGCGTGACTGGGCCAGCGGTGAAGGACTCGTCTGCCGGAACGAAGTGGAATACGCGGGCTATGATCCACCGTGGACTCCGGGTCCCTTCCGCCGTAATGAAGTGTTGATTCGACTGGAAGACGAGACTTCATCCAGACAATAA
- a CDS encoding DUF6268 family outer membrane beta-barrel protein, producing the protein MRAEPAQFESEGPAAEPGLAFLLPTDQFLRQELDEPDDSDPLLPPPLEDSFSPVEPTTSPETEPLPDLKTLLRPRFDISAEWEPEADGVEMISSDLNLKLPLYPVFGPPPPFLTAGYSFTRINAPVQLDLPRDLHQFSLGMSWMRPLNERWLVRTMLSGVFATDFYNTGSMAWQFRGGMFAIYRPNEEWDLAFGALATGQEDIPVLPVIGATWRPSSSVKVNLMLPNPRISYLISESETRQQWAYVGGGMSGGNWAYNLRDGSPERLNYREWRLVVGWESMPPPTPGRFQSPGASYLIEAGYVFGRKFEREHQAADIKIDNTLLLHSGIRF; encoded by the coding sequence TTGCGCGCAGAGCCCGCGCAGTTTGAGTCAGAAGGTCCTGCTGCGGAACCCGGTCTCGCTTTTCTGCTCCCCACCGATCAGTTTCTACGACAGGAATTAGACGAACCAGACGACAGCGATCCCCTGCTTCCTCCGCCTCTCGAAGATTCGTTCTCGCCGGTTGAGCCGACAACGAGCCCCGAGACAGAACCATTGCCGGACCTGAAAACTTTGCTACGCCCCCGCTTCGATATCTCCGCAGAGTGGGAACCGGAGGCAGATGGCGTGGAAATGATCTCCTCTGACCTCAATCTGAAACTCCCCCTCTACCCGGTTTTCGGCCCGCCGCCCCCATTCCTGACCGCCGGCTATTCCTTTACCCGCATCAACGCACCGGTCCAACTCGATCTGCCCCGTGACCTGCATCAGTTTTCGCTGGGTATGTCCTGGATGCGTCCACTGAATGAACGCTGGCTCGTCCGCACGATGTTGAGCGGCGTCTTCGCAACCGACTTTTACAATACAGGCAGCATGGCCTGGCAGTTCCGCGGCGGTATGTTTGCCATCTATCGCCCTAACGAAGAGTGGGATCTCGCCTTCGGTGCCCTGGCGACCGGCCAGGAAGACATTCCCGTCCTGCCGGTGATTGGTGCCACCTGGCGTCCCTCATCCTCTGTCAAAGTTAACCTGATGCTTCCCAATCCGCGCATCTCGTATCTGATCTCCGAATCCGAAACGCGGCAGCAGTGGGCCTATGTCGGCGGGGGGATGTCCGGCGGAAACTGGGCCTACAATCTCCGCGATGGTTCACCCGAACGACTGAATTATCGTGAATGGCGGCTGGTCGTGGGCTGGGAATCAATGCCTCCCCCTACGCCCGGACGATTTCAATCCCCGGGGGCCAGTTATCTGATCGAGGCGGGTTATGTCTTCGGTCGTAAGTTCGAACGGGAACACCAGGCAGCCGACATCAAGATCGATAATACGCTGCTTCTGCACTCAGGCATCCGATTTTAA
- a CDS encoding DUF1549 domain-containing protein, with the protein MQWPTLVVSCCVSLCVSLPLHAETPPVPIDYTKQIKPLLQAHCFACHGVLKQESALRLDAGKFILKGGEIGKAVVPGNSAESLLFQVIGEDPDFAMPPEGQGRKLTPDDVALIRTWIDQGAHFPANDSPEPAPTEHWAFQPVKRPAIPQTNSPSQNPIDAFLLARQLEGGLTPQPQADKTTRLRRLYLDLIGLPPRPTELSAFLNDTRPDAWQRVIDDLLSRPQYGERWGRHWMDVWRYSDWYGRRGAKDMTNSYSLTWRWRDWIIRSLNEDKAYDVMVRQMLAADELAPNDRENLVATGFIVRNFYRWNYHTWLKDNVEHTAKAFLGLTMNCCECHDHKYDPISQEEYFAFRSLFEPIDLRHDRVPGEADPGPFPDYKLSVRNGPVRTGMVRIYDRHPDALARFYTGGLEQNIVKDKPPSKPVRFSFWAEIKFRSNRLSCRQPPGTPDSNRL; encoded by the coding sequence ATGCAATGGCCTACCCTCGTCGTGTCCTGCTGCGTCAGTTTGTGTGTATCTCTCCCGCTTCATGCGGAAACGCCCCCCGTCCCCATTGACTACACAAAGCAGATCAAACCCCTGCTCCAGGCGCACTGCTTCGCCTGTCATGGTGTGTTGAAACAGGAATCAGCCTTACGCCTTGATGCGGGGAAATTCATTCTCAAGGGAGGCGAAATCGGTAAGGCCGTTGTCCCGGGGAATTCCGCGGAGAGCCTGCTCTTTCAGGTGATCGGCGAAGATCCGGATTTCGCCATGCCGCCCGAAGGACAGGGACGCAAACTGACTCCTGATGATGTCGCCTTGATCCGCACCTGGATCGATCAGGGAGCACATTTTCCTGCCAACGATTCTCCCGAACCAGCGCCCACAGAACACTGGGCCTTTCAACCAGTCAAACGTCCTGCGATACCACAGACCAATTCTCCCTCGCAAAATCCCATCGACGCTTTTCTACTGGCCCGTCAATTGGAAGGTGGACTGACTCCACAACCCCAGGCGGACAAAACGACCCGGCTCCGTCGACTCTACCTGGATCTGATCGGGCTGCCTCCCCGACCGACGGAACTGTCTGCCTTTCTGAACGACACTCGCCCCGATGCCTGGCAGCGCGTGATTGACGATCTGCTCAGCCGCCCGCAATACGGCGAACGCTGGGGACGTCACTGGATGGACGTCTGGCGTTACAGCGACTGGTACGGCAGACGGGGCGCGAAAGACATGACCAACAGCTATTCCCTGACCTGGCGCTGGCGCGACTGGATCATTCGCTCCCTCAATGAAGATAAAGCCTACGACGTGATGGTCCGTCAGATGCTGGCAGCAGATGAACTCGCCCCCAACGATCGGGAGAATCTCGTTGCCACCGGATTCATCGTCCGCAATTTTTATCGCTGGAACTACCACACCTGGCTCAAAGACAACGTCGAACATACGGCTAAAGCGTTTCTGGGACTGACCATGAACTGCTGCGAATGCCACGATCATAAATACGACCCGATCAGCCAGGAAGAATACTTCGCTTTTCGGTCCCTGTTTGAACCGATCGACCTCAGGCACGATCGAGTCCCTGGCGAAGCAGATCCGGGTCCCTTTCCCGATTATAAACTGAGTGTGCGTAATGGACCGGTTCGCACCGGCATGGTCCGCATTTATGATCGACACCCCGATGCCCTCGCCCGGTTTTATACCGGTGGCCTGGAACAGAACATCGTCAAAGACAAGCCCCCATCGAAGCCGGTACGATTCAGTTTCTGGGCGGAGATAAAATTCAGATCCAACCGGTTAAGCTGCCGGCAACCGCCTGGTACCCCGGACTCAAACCGTTTGTGA
- a CDS encoding DUF1553 domain-containing protein gives MIEEETLTRTAAVEQAQQKWDTESPSLEQQLKEHEQIQTRLLTEYRAWQKSQQTADSPFSQQTLQLTGGEGRRALARELTDWNELPEQLEIYFQLRLHADKMVNFQLSNDLAAGRTNLYVAFEAGNILTYAPGSTSVTTIGSFPTEAKPLDLQVDLKLQPAKDIALLTVTRSQDQSSIIKETPIALNGWNPAHSVNRGFFLDAHAGSRAEFDHIVFLEPGGRELNRFDFEFPDFSDGADVTSATDWILTRFSTGNATSKITLQKPLSPEEQQWQQKISAARQQQSLVQLKRDLLLAELEAARAELAQYQARVDAARARHIDESPEADSLARTACQAEWKAKRSASQQQVAAAELKLHTAQMLPETEKTRSKQIQDAQQQLTQARTALAAAEKPRDAQSIDFAPLSRIFPQQSSGRRAALAQWITSPDNPLTARVAVNHIWMRHFGQPLVDSVYNFGRSGAQPTHPQLIDWLAAELMAHDWKMKHIHRLILSSDAYQRSSKGVAAGHPNLATDRDNRLLWKFPLRRMEAEVVRDSLFYLADDLDTTMFGQEIEQDQGLTTNRRSLYYSYHGEAKMEFLALFDGPSSTDCYRRQTTVRPQQALALTNSQLALKQGRRIAARLWTEQAQLTGKSPSEQELDFIRNTFELILARAPNQREQAAALRFLEQQQTLFQKVAQATSQKPAAQKKPFEQPATDPAARARESLVQALFNHNDFVTIR, from the coding sequence GTGATTGAGGAAGAAACACTGACAAGAACGGCGGCTGTAGAGCAGGCACAGCAGAAATGGGACACGGAGTCCCCCAGCCTCGAACAACAGCTTAAAGAACATGAGCAGATACAGACCAGACTGCTGACAGAATACAGAGCCTGGCAGAAGTCTCAACAAACGGCGGACAGCCCGTTCAGCCAACAGACACTGCAATTGACCGGTGGAGAGGGTCGCCGCGCGCTCGCCCGGGAACTGACGGACTGGAACGAACTACCCGAGCAACTGGAAATTTACTTTCAGCTGCGACTCCACGCCGACAAGATGGTGAATTTTCAACTCTCGAACGATCTGGCCGCCGGGAGGACTAATCTATACGTCGCCTTCGAGGCGGGGAACATTCTGACTTATGCCCCCGGCAGCACGAGTGTCACCACCATCGGTTCATTCCCGACTGAGGCAAAACCACTCGATCTGCAAGTGGACCTCAAGCTGCAGCCTGCAAAAGACATCGCCCTGCTGACAGTCACCCGCAGTCAGGATCAATCGAGCATCATCAAAGAGACGCCGATTGCCCTTAATGGCTGGAATCCGGCCCACAGTGTCAACCGCGGGTTCTTTCTCGATGCCCACGCCGGCAGCCGTGCGGAATTCGATCATATCGTCTTCCTCGAGCCGGGAGGCCGGGAACTCAACCGTTTTGATTTTGAATTCCCGGATTTCTCCGACGGCGCAGATGTCACGAGCGCGACCGACTGGATCCTCACGCGGTTCAGTACGGGAAATGCGACTTCGAAAATCACGCTCCAGAAACCGCTGTCCCCCGAGGAACAACAGTGGCAGCAGAAAATCAGCGCAGCCCGCCAGCAGCAGTCGCTGGTTCAGCTGAAGCGGGACCTGCTGCTGGCCGAATTAGAGGCGGCCCGAGCCGAGCTCGCGCAGTACCAGGCGCGCGTCGACGCTGCCCGCGCCCGTCACATTGATGAGTCACCGGAGGCCGACTCCCTGGCGCGTACTGCCTGTCAGGCGGAATGGAAGGCGAAACGAAGTGCGTCTCAGCAGCAGGTCGCAGCTGCTGAATTGAAACTGCACACCGCTCAGATGCTCCCCGAGACAGAGAAAACACGCAGCAAACAGATTCAGGATGCGCAACAACAGCTCACGCAGGCCCGGACCGCGCTGGCAGCTGCGGAAAAACCGCGGGACGCACAGTCGATAGATTTCGCTCCCTTGAGCCGGATCTTCCCCCAACAGAGTTCCGGCAGGAGAGCCGCCCTCGCGCAGTGGATCACGAGCCCCGACAATCCGCTCACAGCGCGGGTCGCCGTCAATCACATCTGGATGAGGCACTTCGGACAGCCACTGGTCGATTCGGTCTATAACTTTGGACGCAGTGGCGCCCAACCCACGCATCCACAGCTCATTGACTGGCTCGCCGCGGAACTCATGGCGCATGACTGGAAAATGAAACACATTCATCGCCTGATTCTCAGCAGCGACGCTTACCAGCGAAGTTCGAAGGGAGTCGCAGCCGGACACCCAAATCTGGCCACGGACCGCGACAATCGACTGCTCTGGAAATTCCCCCTGCGTAGAATGGAAGCGGAAGTCGTCCGTGACAGTCTGTTTTATCTCGCGGATGACCTGGACACGACGATGTTCGGACAGGAGATCGAACAGGACCAGGGACTCACCACGAACCGCCGCAGTCTTTACTATTCCTATCACGGCGAAGCGAAAATGGAATTCCTGGCTTTGTTTGACGGTCCCAGTTCCACCGACTGTTACCGCAGACAGACCACGGTCCGGCCCCAGCAGGCACTCGCGTTAACCAACAGCCAACTGGCACTCAAACAGGGCCGTCGAATTGCGGCGCGTCTCTGGACCGAGCAGGCACAACTCACCGGGAAAAGCCCGTCGGAACAGGAACTCGATTTCATCAGGAATACATTTGAGTTGATTCTCGCCCGCGCCCCCAACCAGCGCGAGCAGGCCGCCGCACTCCGCTTCCTGGAACAGCAACAAACCCTGTTCCAGAAAGTTGCTCAAGCGACCAGTCAGAAACCAGCAGCACAGAAGAAGCCCTTTGAACAACCCGCTACCGATCCAGCAGCCCGCGCCCGGGAAAGCCTGGTGCAGGCGCTGTTCAACCATAATGATTTTGTAACCATCCGATAA